In Planctomycetota bacterium, a genomic segment contains:
- a CDS encoding glycosyltransferase family 2 protein, whose translation MVRVSLVIPTVDRPEALYNLLRHLEHQTRPPEEIVIVDQSAREDARVAAWAAGRPGVRYVRIAERGLPNARNVGIRRSGGDVVLFLDDDVIPDRDLVRYHAEAYRDPTVAGVGGRVVGGYDFAGGAVGAFRPLGAAVVRNFGADRAGEVDHLPGGNMSFRRGVFDRVGGFDVAFGGGAIGEETDFCLRARRAGFRLIFEPRAAVEHLHLSSGGCRSERFEDWLYWHAHNTMLFTLRHGRALGWAAFVAGRIVRFAGFALERGSPALLVTGLRGLLRGVATHVQSA comes from the coding sequence ATGGTCCGCGTGTCGCTGGTGATTCCGACGGTCGATCGCCCGGAGGCGCTCTATAACCTCCTGCGCCACCTGGAGCATCAGACGCGGCCGCCCGAGGAAATCGTCATCGTCGATCAGTCGGCCCGCGAGGACGCCCGCGTGGCGGCCTGGGCGGCCGGACGTCCGGGCGTGCGGTACGTCCGGATCGCGGAGCGGGGCCTTCCCAACGCCCGCAACGTGGGGATCCGGCGGTCCGGGGGGGACGTGGTTCTCTTCCTGGACGACGACGTCATTCCCGACCGGGATCTCGTGCGGTATCACGCTGAGGCGTACCGCGATCCGACCGTGGCCGGAGTGGGCGGCCGCGTCGTCGGGGGATACGATTTCGCCGGCGGTGCGGTCGGCGCGTTCCGTCCCCTGGGGGCGGCGGTCGTGAGGAACTTCGGCGCGGACCGGGCGGGCGAGGTGGACCATCTGCCGGGGGGCAACATGTCCTTCCGGCGCGGGGTCTTCGACCGCGTCGGGGGCTTCGACGTCGCCTTCGGCGGCGGCGCGATCGGCGAGGAGACGGACTTCTGCCTGCGCGCCCGCCGGGCCGGGTTCCGTCTGATTTTCGAACCCCGCGCGGCCGTGGAGCACCTGCACCTGTCCTCGGGAGGATGCCGGTCGGAACGCTTCGAGGACTGGCTCTACTGGCATGCGCACAACACGATGCTTTTCACGCTCCGCCACGGCCGGGCGCTGGGATGGGCGGCCTTCGTGGCGGGCCGGATCGTGCGGTTCGCGGGGTTCGCCCTGGAGCGCGGCTCGCCCGCGCTTCTGGTGACCGGGTTGCGCGGACTTCTGCGCGGAGTGGCGACGCATGTCCAGAGCGCCTGA
- a CDS encoding glycosyltransferase family 2 protein, translating into MSICLPVRNGERYVRESVSSVLAQTLREWELILSDNASEDGTLAAVRSFRDARLRILEQRSDVGLAANLRACLAEARGDWVLFLSHDDVLYPSCLERLLGAAGERTAFAFGGVDYVDAEGRPAGRFVPDLPERLEGDEFVRRSLGEALNPAHWAACLIRRAALEGAGGVPEGAGLFFDWGLFLRLARGSQVACVRSPLAAYRVHPESATERLAESRHARELILGLRSFAAEGAEWEGLRSKALRTLARRHARRAGGRSEGFWREARSFLTLPDLSWAARLAAVAEFGCARMRAILSGSRSRKAPSR; encoded by the coding sequence GTGAGCATCTGCCTTCCGGTCCGCAACGGCGAACGGTACGTGCGGGAGTCCGTCTCGTCGGTCCTGGCCCAGACGCTCCGGGAGTGGGAACTCATCCTCTCCGACAACGCCTCGGAGGACGGAACGCTGGCGGCGGTCCGTTCGTTCCGGGACGCCCGCCTGCGGATCCTCGAGCAGCGTTCGGACGTGGGGCTGGCGGCCAACCTCCGGGCGTGCCTGGCGGAGGCGCGCGGGGACTGGGTCCTTTTTCTCTCTCACGACGACGTTCTTTATCCCTCCTGCCTGGAGCGGCTTCTGGGCGCCGCCGGGGAGCGCACGGCGTTCGCCTTCGGAGGGGTGGATTACGTGGACGCGGAAGGCCGGCCGGCGGGCCGGTTCGTGCCGGATCTCCCCGAGCGTCTGGAGGGCGACGAGTTCGTCCGGCGGAGTCTCGGCGAGGCGCTCAATCCGGCCCACTGGGCGGCCTGCCTGATCCGGCGCGCGGCGCTGGAGGGGGCGGGGGGCGTCCCCGAGGGGGCGGGCCTTTTCTTCGACTGGGGGCTTTTCCTCCGCCTCGCGCGCGGATCTCAGGTGGCCTGCGTGAGATCTCCGCTGGCGGCCTATCGCGTGCATCCGGAGAGCGCGACGGAGCGTCTTGCGGAAAGCCGTCACGCGAGGGAACTCATCCTGGGGCTGCGGAGCTTTGCGGCCGAGGGGGCCGAGTGGGAGGGCTTGCGGTCGAAAGCGCTCCGCACGCTCGCGCGGCGGCACGCGCGGCGGGCCGGCGGGAGGTCGGAAGGATTCTGGCGGGAAGCGCGGTCCTTCCTGACGCTGCCGGACCTCTCCTGGGCCGCCCGGCTGGCGGCGGTCGCGGAGTTCGGATGCGCCCGAATGCGGGCGATCCTTTCGGGATCTCGTTCTCGAAAAGCTCCGTCCCGGTAG
- a CDS encoding glycosyltransferase family 9 protein, with product MSRAPERVLALRLGGIGEVLAVTPTLRGIRRAYPKARITLLAERPAGEVARGVVDEIVSADAAFRARGGRALLDPRVLADAARLAGRLLGRSFDLFLDFHHRFAWRHGLKPLLVAMLARASRRVGFGPGALLTDPVPDPDDRPMYERNRAFLEALGLPAEDLEPRLDVDPADQEWVDALLAALELPAGRFIAIAPGSSRPETRWGEERFRRAAERLAQRGPVVLVGGPDERALCAAAAPPGAVNLAGRTTVGRLAALLRRAAILVANDSGPVHMAYALGTPAVGLYRPGEVRRWGAYPDRRRFRALAREGPGAERGATLPWISVEEVVAAAEELLDANPPRS from the coding sequence ATGTCCAGAGCGCCTGAGCGGGTGCTGGCCCTGCGGCTGGGCGGGATCGGCGAGGTGCTGGCGGTGACGCCCACGCTCCGCGGCATCCGCCGGGCCTATCCGAAGGCGCGGATCACCCTTCTGGCCGAGCGGCCGGCCGGGGAGGTCGCCCGGGGGGTCGTGGACGAGATCGTTTCGGCCGACGCCGCCTTCCGCGCCCGCGGCGGGCGGGCCCTTCTGGATCCCCGCGTTCTGGCGGACGCCGCCCGGCTGGCCGGCCGGCTCCTGGGGCGGTCGTTCGATCTCTTCCTCGACTTCCATCATCGGTTCGCCTGGAGGCACGGACTCAAGCCGCTTCTGGTGGCGATGCTCGCCCGGGCGTCCCGACGCGTCGGCTTCGGCCCCGGGGCGCTTTTGACCGATCCCGTGCCGGATCCGGACGACCGGCCGATGTACGAACGCAACCGCGCGTTTCTCGAGGCGCTGGGGCTTCCCGCGGAAGACCTCGAGCCCCGGCTCGACGTGGATCCGGCCGATCAGGAGTGGGTGGACGCGCTCCTGGCGGCGCTGGAGCTTCCGGCCGGACGGTTCATCGCGATCGCTCCCGGTTCTTCGCGTCCCGAGACCCGCTGGGGCGAGGAACGGTTTCGGCGCGCGGCGGAGCGGCTCGCGCAGCGGGGGCCGGTGGTCCTCGTCGGCGGTCCGGACGAGCGGGCGCTCTGCGCGGCGGCGGCCCCGCCGGGAGCCGTGAATCTCGCCGGGCGCACCACGGTGGGGAGGCTGGCGGCGCTGCTCCGCCGGGCGGCGATTCTCGTGGCCAACGACTCCGGTCCGGTCCACATGGCGTACGCCCTGGGGACGCCGGCGGTGGGCCTCTATCGACCCGGGGAAGTCCGCCGCTGGGGGGCCTATCCGGATCGGCGCCGCTTTCGGGCACTGGCGCGGGAAGGGCCGGGGGCGGAGCGGGGCGCGACCCTGCCCTGGATTTCCGTGGAGGAAGTCGTCGCGGCCGCCGAGGAGCTTCTGGATGCGAATCCTCCACGTTCATGA